In Streptococcus porcinus, the genomic window AAACCACATTTGATTACCTGACTAGCCCTAAAGCCAAAGATATTATTAACAATATTCAGAAAAAAAATAATGTGATTCACTACTAAAATACTTATAACTGACGGTTTTTCTCATATTTAACAAAAGATATTCCACTTTATCTTTTGTTTTTTTTTAAAAGGTATGCTTTTCACATATCTGTCTCATGATAGCTGATTAATATTTGACACCAAGTTAGTCGTAATATCCTATATAAGTAACTATAAACGATATCTATAGACTATTTGTATAAAAAGCATACCAAATAACTTCCTTCAAACATGTGCAGATAAAAAATTGACTAGCACCCTATCATTAGAAGCAGACCCCATTAAGTTTTGCCGCTAATAAATAGTTATAGAGTTATCCTTGTCATTCTATTCTACAAAGCTATTGACAGCTCTTCCTAAAAGAATAGCACTTTAGATACACACAAAAATAGCCTACTACAGTTATAGTAGGCTATTTTCAATTTCTATAGTAAATTACTATTTTTACTTATCATTAGGATTGGACGATTATATACTTTTTACCAATAAAAGAGGATAAGGTCGTTAACATTCTTTGTCTATGCTCATAACCCTGAAATCCCTTATGAAGTTTTTGCGTTAGTCGTATGAGAAGTCATCTAGAAAAATAAAGTAATACGAAGGCATCTGTTTTTCAGCTATGTCTACGACGATTTTGTCCTATTTTTTAGCCATTATTTTCCTATACCAGCTAAAGTGGGAGCTTTTCTTAATTTAGTTTCTTGTTCGAGTGCATACGCAAAATCTATTATCTTCGCATCATCATTTTTAAAACTTGTAAAAGTAGCACCATAAGGGATACTTTCTTTGTCTATTCCCATTGGAATTGTCACTTCTGAATATCCTGCAACTGCAGGTAAAAAAACTCCCTCATCATTAAAGGATACTAGGGCATCAAGTTTATATTTCTTTTGTAACGTTATTAGTTTTTTTTGCGCAAGTTTAACTTGTTGTTTAACAAATTTAGGATTATTTTTTGTTTTTATAGCTGTTTCTAGATGTTCTTGTCCAAACTTAGCTCTTTTACCTAAGTCTTTTTTATTATAAGTCACTAACTCTTCTAACGATTTAAATGGGAGACTATTTTTCTTACTAAACTCACTAACAGCTTGTGGGAATTCTGAATTAATTAATTTAATATTATCCATTCCTTCATAATCAAAGTTTACAACTTCCACCCTTGCCCCAAGTTTTTGAAGTACTATTTTAAGTTTTTTAGCATTTGACTGATCTGATTTTATAAAACCTATTCTCGCTCCTTTTAATGCTGTTCGATCTAGCTGTTTTATTTTATGACTTGAGTTATTTATGATCGAATTGTACACTAACTTAGCATCGATTACAGATTTTGCAATAACACCAACAGTATCCAATGATGGACTAAGCGGAAATATTCCTTCTCCTGATACTAAATGATGTGGTGGTTTCATACCAACAACAGAATTAATATATGATGGGGAGATAATGGATCCCGTTGTCTCAGTTGCTATTGATGCCACACCCATATTAGATGTCACACTAACTGCACTTCCAGCACTTGAGCCAAGTGGAGATAATTCTAGAGGTTTGTATGGATTGATAGTTTGTCCTATAGAACTTGAATAGCCATTAGGCATGTTGGGAGATACATAGTTTGCAAGCTCAGAAAGGTTAGCCTTACCAAGTATAATAACATTACTGCGTTTAAGACGCTTGATAACATCAGCATCTTTTTGGGGGATAAAGTTTTTTAGACCTTCCATACCTACAGTAGTTGTAATATTTTTAGTTAGTATATTATCTTTTACCGTGATTGGCATCCCAAAGAGACTATTATTGTGTTTAAAATCTTTCGTTTCATCGTACTTCTTAGCTTCTTTAATCGCGTAAGGATTTATAGCTGCAATGGCATTTAGTCCCTTATCAGTCTTATCTAAATGTCTAATCCGATCAAGATAGAAAGCTGTCAATTCAGTATATGTTAATTTATTGTCATAAATAGCTTTTTGAATGCTCTCTATGTCTTTTTCTATAATCAGTTTTTCTTTTTTGCGAACAGCTTCTAAATTAATTCCAACCAATTGTTCATCAATCGTTTTTATTACTTTATCTTGATTATACTGCATATACTGAGCTTTAGCTATTTCACCACTCCTAACACTAGGCACCAAAATCATAAGCAAAAACAAACAAAAAGTCAGAGATACCCCTACTAAACCTACTGATTTAAAAGCAAATAACCTATCCTTCATAGAACCTCCTTATTGAAAAGTATAAAAATAATTTCTAAATCATGTGATTTTTGTGTCACTTACATAATACAAAAATCCAAAAAGTTTGTCTATCCATTTTTCTTTTTTAAGTCGAACAGTTCATTGATTTTTTAAGTTTATTTGAAAGCTTTTACCTGTTGAATCTCTTTATTAATATCATCAATAACCGTAGATTTATGATTTTGATAGGCTTCTGGCTTATCTTTATATTTCTTACTCGCTTCGACTTTCACCTCTAAATAACGATTGAATGCTGTCTTATTTTCTGTTAAGTAATCTCTAAATCGTAACTCTTGTAAACCTTTCGGATCTCCCTTTTCATAAAAATGTAGGTGTACTAAGTGATTTATTTTGTCTTTAGCATACTTTACAAAATATTTTCTTCCAGAAATCCCATTCTCACCTTTAGCAACATATCCAGCTTGCAGCATGGAATCATTATAAGTATCTACCATACTAATAGTGTTAACAAATATGAGTACATCAATTATCGGTTTAGAAGCCATACCTTTGATTGAAGTTGACCCAAAATGATGACATTCTAATTCTAGGCCACTTAATAGTTTAGTAAGTTCTTCTTTAATTTCTTGATACTGCTCTGGCCATTTATTATTATATAGTTCGAGTTTCATTTCTCGCTGTATCATTAATACACTCCTTCTTTACTAAAATTGCTAGCTTACAAGAATTTAAAATATTTTAATTGCCAATTTTGGGTTGACTGAGCTGATTTATTCAAATTGGTACACCAAGGTGGATAAAAACGCATAGCCATTTTACCCTTACTTTGTTCTGAAAATATTATATTCCGTTTTATGGCATCATTATTTGGAATAATAAACACACCTCGCTGATTATGATCTATGACAACAATTATTAACTCTTCACCTAAGTCATTCTCGGAAAAAGGGATATTTTTTCCGTTACTATTTTTCTGCCAAAATGTAGTGAAATAACCATCTTTTTTTGGTGTTTTCTTAGCTAAACGACATCTTTTAATTGTTTGATATTCTTTATTAAATAAGATAATACCCTCATAATCATTATTCCACTTATCTTGTACCATATCAAGATCTGGATAAATATCTTTTAGTAGTTTAATTAATTTCAATTCGTGGTTCCCAACTATTTTTTAAAAATTCGACACTTCCATAAGCATTACAAATAGATCTAAATGGCTCCTTTCATAACTAGTCCTCATTTTTCCAGGTAGTTACTGTTTCACTCTTTATACTCTATTGAAAAACACCCGCAAATACCAACTAAGAAAACTATAAACCAGGAAACTTTCTCAATTGTCACGTTTTGTCACTAAAATTATTCCACATAAAGTTTCCATCCGCAACAATTTTAAATTCTTTTTTGCTAGCTTTCGCTGCATAATCAACAGACTTGTATAGTGCTCGTTCCAACAAAATCACCATCCCAAAAAAGAAAGCTTATGATACCTAGACTTCCAAACAGCATACATAAAGCAATAAGACATGGAATGGATTTATTTAATTTCCTAGATTCTTCGGTAGTGAGTAACTTACTTTTATCAGCGGCCAACATCTCTCAGTTTTAGTGTTGTAATAGATAACCCCATTACTAGTTTCTCCAATATCTATTTTTATCCTTAAATCCATTCTTATCAAAAACCCTATCACTTCTATCCAATTTTCACCCGAAGCCTATGACACTCCTCATTTCCTATGCTATAATATTACAGTAATCACTTTTACTAAGGAGAACAATAAATTATGATGAACATGCAAGACTTGCTCCACGATTTTTTATGTCTTTTTATCATCAGAAAAGTTGATTTAAAGCCTTTCTTAGTTCACTAAATTAAACTATAATCATTTAAATTTATTACAATCAGACAAAAAATAGACAATGACAGTATCAAAATGTACTTAAATAGCTTTCATCATTCCGATGGAAGCTATTTTTATATTTTTTTGTAAATTTATTATCAACATAATATGGCAAGTTTGAAATCATGGTAGCCACCATATCCAATCTGTTTGTTCTATATATTCTGTTTCTTCTTTTACATAATCGTAAAATATATAATCCAATCCAGAATATTGATTTATTATTTTGTCTGCTTGCTTTATTTTCTTTTTAAATATTTTTATTTGTTTGTTAGCACTTTCAGTATTATCAGTTTCTTTATTAGTATTTTTTAAATAAGACATCTTTTTTTGAAAATGTTTTTTTGCTATTATCGCAAAATATTGATCCTCAGTTTTATTATATGACTTTAATAATTCTTTTGACTGCGAATTATTTTTATCTATATAAACCTCAATATAATTAAGGATATCATTTCTTCGAAAGACATCCATATAATTTTCTTTTGCAATCTCGCCATTTTGATTAGAGTTAAATTTCTTATAATAATTTGAAATACTTTCAAATTCCTCTGATCTTTTTATCTCCTCAGCTTTCTGAATATTAATTATTAAAAAATCTAATTTATGTTGGTTTTGGCTGTCAATAATTGCTTCGTGTGCGTAAACTACCCCTGTATATGTTGCTAATATTACTAGTATACTCTTAAAAAAATTAATTATGTTGATAATTGACTCTCTAGTACATTTATTCTCTTTAAATTTAAAATTTCTTTACCATTCCTTTTTACCATCAAACTAATGTTATTTTATAAAAGAGTATTATGATATTTAATACTGAAAAAGTGCTACTTCCAGCTAATAAAATATCACTCATAATTAGTTCCTTTGATCTACACTTTATAAAATATCAATTAACTATTTTACTATTATGATTTAATATCATTTTCATAAAATTCCGAGCTTCATGATAAACTTCTGCTTCAATTTCAGCATATTTTATAAAAGTATTTTCAACCCAATTATTTCCATGCCCAGGTACATCTGGTACAAACCGTTCTATCTCACCACAATCCAAAATAAATATATTATTTTCTTTTAGAAATTCATTTATATGATTGAATAGATTTGTACACTCACCTTGAGGAATAATACTTTTCCCACCAGTTTTTAAGAGTTTTAAACTGTTTATCTCTCTTAAAATTGATTTTATTTGCTCAACTGATTGTGGTGACATAAATTTATCAGTATTATATATTTGATTAATCTCATTTCTTATTTCTTCTTGGGTCTTTACTTGACTATTGGTTTCTTTTTGGAATTTTTCTATAAATTTTTTATGATTAGGTGCTATCTTACTATAACAATTAGGGTTAGATGAATTTAACAATTGTTTTAAACTATCAATATTATTTATTAAATCAATATCAGCTATTATTTTATACTTTATACTCAAATCTTTAAGTAAAGGTACAATTTTCTTAAATTGTTCTTTTCCTCCAACTGCACAAAATAATGTATTTTGATAAGTCGTTAAATCTACATATTCTAATATTGCAGAGTAAAACTTGCAATCACTTTCGTTCTCACACAAAATAACCTGATTATAAAATAATCCATTTAGAATATTTGTATACTTCAAATTCTTATCACTAGAAATTTTACTGATACTGGAATTATCAATTAAATTAAATACATTTTGACTACCAAGTCTATCTATTTTTATTATTTTGATTCTTGAAGCATCTTCTTCAAGAGCACCTCTAATGAAATCAATATTGTGAGTTGAGATAAATAATTGTTTATCTCTAGATAACTTAACTACATTTTTACCTAAGGTTCTAGCTTGAGGGGGATGTAAAAATGCTTCCGGCTCATCAATTAATATTAATGAATTTTCATTAACAATTAGCGAGGATAATATTGCAACTGTATTTCGAATTCCATCCCCTTGATCTTGTAAATCTTCTAATTGTTTTAGCTGATTTATTTTTTCTCGGCTATCTAATTTAAGAATTTTAGTAATCGTATAACTATCACTAATTTTATATTTCTTTATTATATTCCTATCTACATATTCCTCAAATATTTCAATTGATTTTTGAAAGCCTGAATCTAAAGCTTGGTTTAATTTATTAATCGAATCAAAATCTCTTTCAAGTTTTTTCAAAATATTTAGACTCTGCATATTATATGCATAATTCAATTCTATAGGCCTTGTTAATACTAAACGATTCTCAGTTGATAAGAATGAGAATAATGCTTTATAAAAAATTTTTTTATCATAAATATCACTAAAAGAATTAGAATCAAAAGAATAAGAACTGTTATCATCTATCCATACACAGTATTGCCCGTAAGTATTTTTTTCAAAATTATTTTCAAAATAATCTCTAAGTTTGTTTTCAGAAAAACCAAAAGTTTCATACTCTAGTTTCTTTACTAATACTTTTGTATTTGATATTCCATTTAAATCGTCTCTCAAATCCTTTAGGGTACGGCTCTTTCCCGCATTATTACCGCCAACAAGTAAAACAATATCATCATTATTAAATACAATCGTTTTACCATCATTAAAAGTAATTTCTCTAATGGTTACAGAGGGAAAATCAATATTCATATTATTCATTTTTAATATCCTTCATAAATTGTTTATTAATTAGCTTTCAAATAACTTAATAGTTAATAAGCAAAATAATATAAACAGTTATAAAACTTTTCTTATATTATAGTACAACAGATGAGAGTCATTTCTCGTTTTCTCATTAGTATACTCCTACTTCACTAAAATTGTTAGCTTTCAAGTACTAAATATCAATACTACCTTTCAGATATAAATTAGCTTGTCCTGATATTTTAACAAGATTTTCTTCCAACTCCACGGTCATCGTACCTTGTCTTTCAGATAATTGCTTAGATACGAATTGTTCCTTTCCAAGCTTTCTTGTCCAAATTGGTGCTAAACGTGTCTGTGCTGAGCCAGTAACGGGATCTTCATTGATACCATAATTTGGTGCAAAATATCGTAGAACATAATCAATGTCATTATCAAAGCTTTGAGCTGTCAGTGTCACCCCATGTGGTGCTAATTGACCAATCTTTTCCAAATCAATTTTGAGTTGCTCTATACATCCTTGATTTTCTAAGCATAAAACAAGATGCTCTTCATCAGCTGTTCGATAAGCTTCCAGTATTTCAGACTCAATAGTTTCACTCACCATCATTGTTATTGGAACTTGCTTAACGTCAACTATTGGAAAAATTAATGTTATTTTTTCACCGTTAATAGTTACTTCTAGAAGTCCAGACTTTGAAGAGAAAGTGATTTGACTCAAATTATCTTCAAGATAACGTGAAATAACGTAGGTACTTGCTAGAGTCGCATGCCCACACAAATCCACTTCTTTTTCTGGTGTGAACCATCTAATCTTATATAGATCTTTTTCTTTTAAAATAAATGCAGTCTCAGATAGTTTATTTTCTTTAGCTATTTTCTGCATTAATTCCTCTTTAATCGGTTCATCTAAAACCACAACCCCCGCAGGATTGCCACCAAACGCCTTATTGGTAAAAGCATTCACAACATAATAAGGTAACATATCACATTCCTATCTTTTTCAAGTAAAACATAAAATGAGGAATACTATCATTCTTCAAAAATCTCTTTTTAATAGTAAATCCTGACTTTATGGCAATATTCATAGACGGTAAATTAATATCCCGACTGATGATAATGAGTTCCTCAAGGTTTAGCTCTTTGAAAGCATAATCTCGTACTGCCCTAGCAACTTCGGTTGCAATTCCTTTATTCCAATGCTCTTTTTTAAGATGGTAACCTATTTCAGGGTAATTTTCTCCTTCAACAGTTTGC contains:
- a CDS encoding ATP-dependent nuclease, coding for MNNMNIDFPSVTIREITFNDGKTIVFNNDDIVLLVGGNNAGKSRTLKDLRDDLNGISNTKVLVKKLEYETFGFSENKLRDYFENNFEKNTYGQYCVWIDDNSSYSFDSNSFSDIYDKKIFYKALFSFLSTENRLVLTRPIELNYAYNMQSLNILKKLERDFDSINKLNQALDSGFQKSIEIFEEYVDRNIIKKYKISDSYTITKILKLDSREKINQLKQLEDLQDQGDGIRNTVAILSSLIVNENSLILIDEPEAFLHPPQARTLGKNVVKLSRDKQLFISTHNIDFIRGALEEDASRIKIIKIDRLGSQNVFNLIDNSSISKISSDKNLKYTNILNGLFYNQVILCENESDCKFYSAILEYVDLTTYQNTLFCAVGGKEQFKKIVPLLKDLSIKYKIIADIDLINNIDSLKQLLNSSNPNCYSKIAPNHKKFIEKFQKETNSQVKTQEEIRNEINQIYNTDKFMSPQSVEQIKSILREINSLKLLKTGGKSIIPQGECTNLFNHINEFLKENNIFILDCGEIERFVPDVPGHGNNWVENTFIKYAEIEAEVYHEARNFMKMILNHNSKIVN
- a CDS encoding GrpB family protein, whose product is MIQREMKLELYNNKWPEQYQEIKEELTKLLSGLELECHHFGSTSIKGMASKPIIDVLIFVNTISMVDTYNDSMLQAGYVAKGENGISGRKYFVKYAKDKINHLVHLHFYEKGDPKGLQELRFRDYLTENKTAFNRYLEVKVEASKKYKDKPEAYQNHKSTVIDDINKEIQQVKAFK
- a CDS encoding MepB family protein — encoded protein: MKLIKLLKDIYPDLDMVQDKWNNDYEGIILFNKEYQTIKRCRLAKKTPKKDGYFTTFWQKNSNGKNIPFSENDLGEELIIVVIDHNQRGVFIIPNNDAIKRNIIFSEQSKGKMAMRFYPPWCTNLNKSAQSTQNWQLKYFKFL
- a CDS encoding PhzF family phenazine biosynthesis protein, coding for MLPYYVVNAFTNKAFGGNPAGVVVLDEPIKEELMQKIAKENKLSETAFILKEKDLYKIRWFTPEKEVDLCGHATLASTYVISRYLEDNLSQITFSSKSGLLEVTINGEKITLIFPIVDVKQVPITMMVSETIESEILEAYRTADEEHLVLCLENQGCIEQLKIDLEKIGQLAPHGVTLTAQSFDNDIDYVLRYFAPNYGINEDPVTGSAQTRLAPIWTRKLGKEQFVSKQLSERQGTMTVELEENLVKISGQANLYLKGSIDI
- a CDS encoding amidase family protein: MKDRLFAFKSVGLVGVSLTFCLFLLMILVPSVRSGEIAKAQYMQYNQDKVIKTIDEQLVGINLEAVRKKEKLIIEKDIESIQKAIYDNKLTYTELTAFYLDRIRHLDKTDKGLNAIAAINPYAIKEAKKYDETKDFKHNNSLFGMPITVKDNILTKNITTTVGMEGLKNFIPQKDADVIKRLKRSNVIILGKANLSELANYVSPNMPNGYSSSIGQTINPYKPLELSPLGSSAGSAVSVTSNMGVASIATETTGSIISPSYINSVVGMKPPHHLVSGEGIFPLSPSLDTVGVIAKSVIDAKLVYNSIINNSSHKIKQLDRTALKGARIGFIKSDQSNAKKLKIVLQKLGARVEVVNFDYEGMDNIKLINSEFPQAVSEFSKKNSLPFKSLEELVTYNKKDLGKRAKFGQEHLETAIKTKNNPKFVKQQVKLAQKKLITLQKKYKLDALVSFNDEGVFLPAVAGYSEVTIPMGIDKESIPYGATFTSFKNDDAKIIDFAYALEQETKLRKAPTLAGIGK
- a CDS encoding GNAT family N-acetyltransferase; translated protein: MKSIVLETRRFILLEWDGRDLSELKSFLQDEEVMWAYDKSFTDQDCQNWLDWNMNSYRADGFGLWKIINKETSEVVGECGITMQTVEGENYPEIGYHLKKEHWNKGIATEVARAVRDYAFKELNLEELIIISRDINLPSMNIAIKSGFTIKKRFLKNDSIPHFMFYLKKIGM